Proteins from a single region of Oceanispirochaeta sp.:
- the rpoB gene encoding DNA-directed RNA polymerase subunit beta — protein sequence MFEREKLESRSYIGNRYEEVIDLPGLIDIQLSSYEKFLQTNALRGDNTMASQGLEEVFQATFPIESANGELVLDYDYYKLDYNGVKMTEAECKKKGLSYAVPIKARINLIFQSTGEIRQKEIYMGDIPLMTDRGTFIINGAERVVVSQIHRSPGVIFSVEKGLYSSRIIPYRGSWLEFEIDPKKELVFTKIDRKKRILGSLFLRALGLDTREKIIDQFYKIKKVKVNNKRDGDKSLVGMVFGRAVYTEIEGVKKKIYRAGEKIHPHDTDELVHSKIKTVEVIDFKHPESLNSSLILNCFEREEAKYNQDDPDQDEPTKEDALSSIYSVLMPGEPITVDSAEKDLISMFFSSRRYDLGRVGRYKLNKKFDYENPEDVHVLTREDVVNTMGFLIKVYDGDASIDDIDHLGNRRIRSVGELLSNSLKTAFSRMERIAKERMSLKEVESLKPQDLVSIKPIVAAVKEFFGSSQLSQFMDQVNPLSELTHKRRLNALGPGGLSRDRAGFEVRDVHYTHYGRMCPIETPEGPNIGLIVSLANFTRVNDYGFLETPFRRVVDGRVTRDVEYLSAMDEEKYFIAQASAALDKDGGFVEEMIAVRKSGDYTIKNHSDIKYMDVSPRQIISTAASLIPFLEHDDANRALMGCNMQRQAVPLLFPEAPLVGTGMEKKAAYDSGVCIKAKKNGEVIKVTSQEVIIKPDDAESEVNDLYPMVKYQRTNQDTCFNQKPIVKLGEKVKAGDVLADGPSTKNGELSLGRNLLVGFVPWNGYNYEDAVLISEKVVKDDYYTSIHIKEFVTEVRETKLGPEKLTRDIPNTSEKALEQLDEEGIIRVGAKVKSSYILVGKVTPKSETETTPEFKLLNSIFGEKAKEVRDTSLKLPHGVEGTVIDIQRLKRSEGDDLSPGVDEVVKVLIATKRKLKEGDKMAGRHGNKGVIARVLPEEDMPYMEDGTPLEVCLNPLGVPSRMNIGQIMETMLGMAGARLGKMYETAVFNSASTEEISAELVKSGVTASAKIKLYDGYTGEPFENDVFVGYMYYLKLHHLVDDKMHARSTGPYSLVTQQPLGGKAQFGGQRLGEMEVWALEAYGAANTLQELMTIKSDDMNGRAKIYESIVKGDASTAAGIPESFNVLVQELRGLALDVRIYDTKGKQIPFTERDEELINRQGSRF from the coding sequence GTGTTTGAAAGGGAAAAGTTAGAAAGCCGGAGCTATATCGGTAACAGATATGAAGAAGTTATAGATCTGCCTGGATTGATTGATATTCAGCTTTCCTCGTATGAAAAGTTTCTACAGACCAATGCCCTGCGGGGTGATAATACCATGGCCAGCCAGGGATTGGAAGAAGTTTTTCAGGCTACATTCCCCATTGAGAGCGCCAATGGAGAGTTGGTTCTCGATTATGACTATTATAAGCTGGATTATAATGGTGTAAAAATGACCGAAGCCGAGTGCAAGAAAAAAGGTCTGTCTTATGCTGTTCCTATTAAGGCTCGTATCAATCTGATTTTCCAGTCAACCGGAGAAATCAGACAAAAAGAAATTTACATGGGCGATATTCCTCTCATGACTGATAGAGGAACCTTTATTATTAATGGCGCCGAAAGGGTTGTCGTTTCACAGATTCACCGGTCTCCGGGTGTTATCTTCTCAGTTGAAAAGGGTCTTTATTCTTCGCGAATTATCCCCTATCGTGGATCATGGCTTGAGTTTGAAATTGATCCCAAAAAAGAGCTGGTTTTTACCAAAATAGATAGAAAGAAAAGAATTCTCGGTTCTCTGTTCCTCAGAGCTTTGGGGCTGGATACTCGAGAAAAAATCATAGATCAATTTTACAAAATTAAAAAAGTAAAAGTAAATAACAAGAGAGACGGGGATAAGTCTCTTGTCGGTATGGTTTTTGGACGCGCCGTTTATACAGAAATTGAGGGTGTTAAGAAGAAAATCTACAGAGCCGGTGAAAAAATCCATCCTCATGATACTGACGAACTCGTTCATTCCAAGATCAAGACGGTTGAAGTGATTGACTTTAAACATCCTGAATCCCTGAATTCTTCCTTGATTCTCAATTGTTTTGAAAGAGAAGAAGCTAAATATAATCAGGACGATCCTGATCAGGATGAACCAACAAAAGAAGATGCTTTGTCTTCTATATACTCCGTGCTGATGCCCGGAGAGCCTATCACCGTTGACAGTGCCGAGAAAGATCTTATTTCCATGTTTTTCTCCAGCAGACGATATGATCTGGGGCGCGTCGGTCGCTACAAGCTGAATAAAAAATTCGATTATGAAAATCCCGAGGACGTTCATGTCCTGACACGTGAGGATGTCGTTAATACGATGGGTTTTCTGATTAAGGTTTATGACGGAGATGCTTCGATCGACGATATCGATCACCTTGGGAACAGAAGAATCCGTTCCGTTGGTGAGCTTCTGTCCAATTCTCTCAAGACAGCTTTTTCCAGAATGGAAAGGATTGCCAAGGAGAGGATGTCCCTCAAAGAAGTCGAATCTCTGAAACCTCAGGATCTTGTGTCCATCAAGCCCATCGTGGCGGCGGTTAAAGAGTTTTTTGGTTCGTCTCAGCTGTCTCAGTTTATGGATCAGGTCAACCCTCTTTCAGAGTTGACTCATAAAAGAAGGCTTAACGCACTGGGGCCCGGAGGTCTTTCAAGAGATAGAGCCGGTTTTGAAGTTAGAGATGTACATTACACTCACTACGGACGGATGTGTCCTATAGAAACCCCTGAAGGTCCGAATATCGGTTTAATTGTATCTCTGGCAAACTTTACCAGAGTCAATGACTACGGATTTCTGGAGACTCCCTTTAGGAGAGTTGTTGACGGACGGGTTACCAGGGATGTTGAATATCTGTCTGCCATGGATGAAGAGAAATACTTCATTGCTCAGGCCAGTGCTGCCCTGGATAAGGATGGCGGATTCGTTGAAGAGATGATTGCCGTTAGAAAATCAGGTGATTATACAATCAAAAATCATAGTGACATCAAATATATGGATGTTTCTCCCCGGCAGATTATTTCTACCGCAGCTTCATTGATCCCCTTCCTGGAACATGATGATGCGAACCGTGCTCTTATGGGTTGTAACATGCAGCGTCAGGCTGTACCTCTACTTTTTCCTGAGGCTCCACTTGTTGGAACCGGGATGGAGAAAAAGGCAGCCTATGACTCAGGCGTGTGCATTAAAGCTAAAAAAAACGGTGAAGTTATTAAAGTAACCTCCCAGGAAGTCATTATTAAACCGGATGATGCGGAGAGCGAAGTCAACGATCTCTATCCCATGGTTAAGTATCAGAGGACCAACCAGGATACCTGTTTTAATCAAAAACCCATTGTCAAACTGGGTGAAAAGGTTAAGGCCGGAGATGTCCTGGCAGACGGACCCTCCACGAAAAATGGAGAGCTCTCTCTGGGTAGAAACCTGCTGGTTGGATTTGTTCCCTGGAACGGTTACAACTATGAGGATGCTGTACTTATCTCTGAGAAAGTTGTCAAAGATGATTATTACACCTCTATCCATATCAAAGAGTTTGTGACTGAAGTTCGGGAAACCAAACTTGGTCCGGAAAAACTGACAAGGGATATTCCAAATACTTCAGAAAAAGCTCTTGAACAGCTTGATGAAGAAGGTATCATCCGTGTGGGTGCCAAGGTTAAGTCCAGCTATATCCTGGTTGGAAAGGTGACTCCCAAGTCGGAAACAGAAACAACACCAGAATTCAAATTGCTTAACTCCATTTTTGGAGAAAAGGCAAAAGAAGTTAGAGATACTTCCCTGAAGCTTCCTCATGGTGTGGAAGGAACTGTTATTGACATTCAGCGCCTCAAGCGCTCCGAGGGTGATGATCTTTCTCCCGGTGTTGATGAAGTCGTCAAGGTTCTTATCGCCACCAAGCGAAAACTTAAGGAAGGGGATAAGATGGCAGGTCGTCATGGTAACAAGGGTGTAATCGCCCGTGTTCTTCCAGAAGAAGATATGCCCTATATGGAAGATGGAACTCCTTTGGAAGTCTGTCTGAATCCCCTTGGTGTGCCTTCCCGTATGAATATTGGTCAGATCATGGAAACTATGCTTGGTATGGCGGGAGCCAGATTGGGGAAAATGTATGAAACAGCCGTATTTAATTCCGCTTCTACTGAAGAGATCTCAGCAGAACTGGTAAAATCGGGTGTTACAGCGTCAGCCAAGATTAAGCTGTATGACGGATATACCGGAGAGCCCTTTGAGAATGATGTATTTGTCGGATACATGTATTATCTGAAACTGCATCACCTTGTCGATGACAAGATGCATGCCCGTTCTACCGGTCCTTACTCGCTGGTAACACAGCAGCCTCTGGGTGGTAAGGCTCAGTTTGGTGGACAGAGACTGGGAGAAATGGAAGTTTGGGCTCTTGAAGCCTATGGAGCTGCCAATACTCTTCAGGAACTCATGACCATCAAGTCAGATGATATGAATGGAAGGGCGAAGATTTATGAAAGCATTGTTAAGGGTGATGCGAGTACTGCAGCCGGTATTCCCGAATCCTTTAACGTTCTCGTACAGGAATTGCGTGGACTGGCCCTGGATGTCAGAATCTATGACACCAAGGGCAAACAGATCCCTTTCACAGAACGTGATGAGGAACTGATAAACAGACAGGGAAGCCGGTTCTAG
- the rpoC gene encoding DNA-directed RNA polymerase subunit beta', which yields MKEIQDFDSLMIKLASPEQIRAWSYGEVKKPETINYRTLRPEKDGLFCERIFGTTKEWECYCGKFKSIRYKGVICDRCGVEVTHFKVRRERMGHIELASPVSHIWYYRSVPSRMGLLLDLSIAALRSILYYEKYVVVEAGDTDLKKMQLLSEEEFMEAQDRYGMSFTAGIGAEAVRSLLEGMDLDALSVELRAKMVEKGPKADKRLLKRIEIVENFRDSGNRSEWMILDVIPVIPPELRPMVQLDGGRFATSDLNDLYRRVINRNNRLKRLMALNAPDIIIRNEKRMLQEAVDALFDNSKKKKVVKGASNRPLKSLSDLLKGKQGRFRQNLLGKRVDYSGRSVIVVGPNLKLHQCGLPSKMALELYKPFIMKKLVDKDIVYNIKKAKTLVEQETPEVWAVLDEVVKEHPVLLNRAPTLHRLGIQAFEPVLVEGKAIRLHPLVCHAFNADFDGDQMAVHVPLTHAAQIECWTLMLSDTNLMNPANGQPVVFPSQDMVLGLYHLTKNRPGAKGEGRYFSCAEEVIMALDSRSVAYQAMIKVRLDGEFVETTPGRVIFNELLPKKVLFVNQTLGDKQIRTLIEKTHEIHGAFTTVLMLDIIKDTGYKYATKFGASIGMDDIIIPENKKELIDAANEEVLKIQNQYLSGHITQEERYNRVVEVWSKTNEELTNVMMDNLKKDQGGFNNVFMMADSGARGSRNQIRQLAGMRGLMAKPSGDIIELPIRSNFKEGLSVIEFFISTNGARKGLADTALKTADAGYLTRRLVDIAQDMVVNEEDCGTINGIETHALKDGEEIVESLADRIQGRFTLERVKHPITGEVIIDVNEEITDEIARAVEEVGVENVKVRTVLTCEAKHGVCRKCYGRDLSTKKTVNIGEAVGIIAAQSIGQPGTQLTMRTFHVGGTASTIAEDNRVSLRYPVLVREINGTHVDMDNGTKLFTRRGSLFVAKVLDSFDLKKDVEVLVEDGQKVIKGEVILKVKGEEVFANEIAFIAIVGKHLLLVAQDQKLVIRNGSTVQVVVGQVVPAEDALAYFDPFSDPIIAEQDGKIRFEDIIIGTTLREEVNEDTGNIEKKITDFSLESLQPRILMIGPDGEEVGSYYIPGNAYLNVEDGLEVKAGRTLAKMLKESTKTQDITGGLPRVGELFEARKPKEATVMSGINGKVRFDGIVKGKRVLTVVDPYDNEYKHLVPMGKHLLVRDGDLVEAGESLCEGAKDPHDILDLLGENALQQFLVDEVQEVYRMQGVNINDKHIGVIIRQMMRKIEIIDVGDTHFIYGQQIDKYNFRRENERVKREGGESSVAKPLLLGITRASLNIDSWISAASFQETTRVLTNAAIAGQVDHLRGLKENVVIGHIIPAGTGMKKYRNMKLFNKDSQDLDSHVQMILENRKKEQELASLNREPFDESYDEKAES from the coding sequence GTGAAAGAAATACAAGATTTTGACAGTCTGATGATAAAGTTGGCATCTCCGGAACAGATCAGAGCCTGGTCTTATGGAGAGGTCAAAAAGCCCGAAACTATCAATTACAGAACCCTTCGTCCAGAAAAAGACGGTCTGTTTTGTGAACGTATTTTCGGTACTACGAAAGAGTGGGAATGTTATTGCGGTAAATTCAAATCCATCCGTTACAAGGGTGTTATTTGTGACCGCTGTGGTGTTGAAGTTACTCATTTCAAGGTCCGGCGTGAACGCATGGGTCATATTGAACTGGCTTCTCCCGTTTCGCATATCTGGTACTACCGATCAGTTCCTTCTCGAATGGGCCTGCTTCTGGATTTGTCCATAGCAGCACTCCGTTCCATCCTCTACTATGAAAAATATGTGGTGGTTGAAGCGGGCGATACAGACCTCAAGAAGATGCAGCTCCTTTCTGAAGAGGAGTTTATGGAGGCTCAAGACCGTTACGGTATGTCCTTTACTGCCGGAATCGGTGCCGAAGCCGTCCGAAGTCTTCTTGAAGGAATGGATCTGGATGCCCTCTCTGTAGAGCTCCGTGCAAAAATGGTCGAAAAAGGACCAAAGGCCGATAAGAGACTCCTGAAAAGGATTGAAATTGTTGAGAACTTCCGGGATTCGGGAAACAGATCTGAATGGATGATTCTGGATGTCATACCGGTAATACCCCCCGAACTGAGACCCATGGTTCAGTTGGACGGAGGCCGTTTTGCTACTTCTGACCTGAATGATCTCTACAGAAGAGTCATCAATAGAAATAACCGTCTTAAAAGACTGATGGCATTGAACGCACCTGATATCATCATCCGGAATGAAAAACGGATGCTCCAGGAAGCTGTAGATGCCCTTTTTGACAACTCCAAAAAGAAGAAAGTAGTCAAGGGTGCCTCTAACAGGCCCCTCAAGTCTCTCTCTGATCTTCTCAAAGGAAAGCAGGGACGTTTCAGACAGAACCTCCTCGGAAAACGTGTCGACTATTCAGGTCGTTCCGTTATTGTTGTAGGACCTAATCTGAAACTGCACCAGTGTGGTCTTCCTTCTAAGATGGCTCTAGAGCTTTATAAGCCTTTCATCATGAAGAAATTGGTAGACAAGGATATCGTCTATAACATCAAGAAAGCCAAAACTCTTGTTGAGCAGGAAACTCCTGAAGTCTGGGCCGTTCTGGATGAAGTTGTTAAAGAACATCCTGTCCTTTTGAACCGTGCTCCTACGCTTCACAGATTAGGAATACAGGCTTTTGAACCGGTTCTGGTAGAAGGAAAAGCCATTCGACTGCATCCTCTTGTCTGTCATGCTTTTAATGCGGACTTTGACGGTGACCAGATGGCTGTTCACGTTCCTCTGACCCATGCGGCTCAGATCGAGTGCTGGACCCTCATGCTTTCAGACACAAATCTTATGAACCCCGCCAACGGCCAGCCCGTTGTATTCCCCTCGCAGGACATGGTTCTGGGGCTGTATCACCTGACCAAGAACAGGCCCGGTGCCAAGGGTGAAGGACGATACTTCTCCTGTGCAGAAGAAGTCATTATGGCTCTTGACTCCCGGTCTGTGGCTTATCAGGCGATGATCAAAGTTCGTCTGGATGGTGAGTTTGTTGAAACAACACCGGGAAGGGTTATCTTTAATGAACTTCTTCCAAAGAAGGTGCTCTTTGTCAATCAGACACTTGGTGATAAACAGATCAGAACACTGATCGAAAAAACCCATGAAATACATGGGGCTTTCACCACTGTTTTGATGCTGGATATCATTAAAGATACGGGCTACAAATATGCAACAAAATTCGGTGCTTCAATTGGAATGGATGATATTATTATCCCCGAAAACAAGAAAGAGCTGATTGATGCAGCCAATGAGGAAGTCCTGAAAATCCAGAACCAGTACCTTTCCGGACATATTACTCAGGAAGAACGGTATAACCGTGTTGTTGAGGTCTGGAGTAAGACCAATGAAGAATTAACCAACGTAATGATGGATAACCTGAAGAAAGATCAGGGTGGTTTTAATAACGTATTTATGATGGCCGACTCGGGAGCGAGAGGTTCCAGAAATCAGATTAGACAGCTGGCCGGTATGCGTGGTTTGATGGCAAAACCTTCGGGAGACATCATCGAACTGCCTATCCGTTCAAACTTTAAAGAAGGCCTGTCGGTCATCGAGTTTTTTATCTCGACAAACGGTGCCCGGAAGGGACTGGCCGACACCGCTCTTAAGACGGCGGATGCAGGTTACCTGACCAGACGTCTCGTAGACATCGCTCAGGACATGGTTGTCAATGAAGAAGACTGCGGTACCATCAACGGTATTGAAACCCATGCTCTTAAAGACGGTGAAGAAATCGTTGAATCTCTAGCTGACAGAATCCAGGGACGTTTTACTCTTGAACGAGTGAAGCACCCTATCACAGGTGAAGTCATCATTGATGTTAATGAAGAGATTACTGATGAAATTGCCCGTGCCGTTGAAGAAGTCGGAGTTGAAAACGTAAAGGTCAGAACCGTTTTGACCTGTGAGGCTAAACATGGTGTCTGTCGTAAGTGCTATGGCCGGGACCTTTCTACAAAGAAAACTGTGAATATAGGTGAGGCTGTCGGTATCATTGCGGCACAGTCTATCGGACAACCCGGTACGCAGCTGACAATGAGAACCTTCCATGTTGGTGGTACTGCAAGTACCATTGCCGAGGATAACAGAGTCTCCCTGCGCTACCCTGTTCTTGTTCGAGAGATCAACGGTACACATGTCGATATGGATAACGGTACCAAACTCTTTACCAGAAGAGGTTCCCTCTTTGTTGCCAAGGTTCTTGACTCGTTTGACTTGAAAAAAGATGTTGAAGTTCTTGTTGAGGATGGACAGAAGGTTATTAAGGGCGAAGTGATTCTCAAGGTGAAGGGCGAAGAAGTTTTCGCGAATGAAATTGCATTTATCGCCATAGTCGGAAAGCATCTGCTCTTGGTGGCTCAGGATCAGAAGTTGGTCATCAGAAATGGTTCTACAGTGCAGGTCGTTGTTGGACAGGTTGTTCCGGCAGAAGATGCATTAGCCTACTTCGACCCCTTTAGTGATCCGATTATTGCCGAGCAGGATGGAAAAATCCGTTTTGAAGATATCATTATCGGTACCACTCTAAGAGAAGAAGTAAACGAAGATACTGGAAACATTGAAAAGAAAATTACAGATTTTTCTCTCGAGTCCCTCCAGCCCCGTATTCTTATGATCGGTCCCGATGGAGAGGAAGTTGGAAGTTATTATATCCCGGGAAATGCCTATCTGAACGTCGAAGACGGCCTGGAAGTCAAGGCTGGACGCACCCTGGCTAAGATGCTGAAAGAATCTACAAAAACTCAGGATATTACCGGGGGACTTCCCAGGGTTGGTGAACTTTTCGAAGCCAGAAAACCCAAAGAAGCCACGGTTATGTCCGGAATTAACGGTAAAGTTCGATTTGACGGAATAGTCAAGGGTAAACGTGTCCTCACAGTGGTTGATCCTTATGACAACGAGTATAAACATCTGGTCCCTATGGGTAAGCACCTTCTCGTTAGAGACGGTGACCTGGTAGAAGCAGGAGAGTCTCTGTGTGAAGGGGCAAAAGACCCGCATGATATACTGGATCTTTTGGGGGAAAATGCACTGCAGCAGTTCCTTGTAGATGAAGTCCAGGAAGTTTACAGAATGCAGGGTGTTAATATTAATGATAAACATATTGGTGTTATCATTCGTCAGATGATGAGAAAAATTGAGATTATCGATGTTGGTGATACTCATTTTATCTATGGACAGCAGATTGATAAGTACAACTTCCGCAGGGAGAATGAACGAGTCAAAAGAGAAGGGGGGGAATCTTCAGTTGCCAAACCCCTGCTCCTTGGTATCACCAGAGCCTCTCTGAATATTGACTCCTGGATATCTGCTGCGTCATTTCAGGAAACGACAAGAGTGCTGACCAATGCAGCCATTGCCGGACAGGTTGACCATTTAAGAGGCCTGAAAGAGAATGTTGTTATAGGACATATCATTCCTGCCGGTACTGGAATGAAGAAGTACAGAAATATGAAGTTGTTTAATAAGGATAGTCAGGACCTGGATTCCCATGTTCAGATGATTCTTGAAAACAGGAAGAAAGAGCAGGAGCTCGCCAGTTTGAATCGTGAGCCTTTTGATGAATCTTACGATGAGAAAGCCGAATCTTAA
- the rpsL gene encoding 30S ribosomal protein S12, which produces MPTINQLVRNGRKSLIKKTKAPALQACPQKRGVCTRVMTITPKKPNSALRKVARVRLTNGIEVTAYIPGIGHNLQEHSVVVLRGGKVKDLPGVRYRIIRGTKDTLGVDGRRKSRSKYGTKRPKA; this is translated from the coding sequence ATGCCTACAATAAATCAATTAGTCAGAAATGGACGGAAGTCTTTAATTAAAAAGACCAAAGCCCCCGCCCTTCAGGCTTGTCCTCAGAAAAGAGGAGTTTGTACAAGGGTTATGACCATAACACCTAAGAAACCTAACTCAGCGCTTCGAAAAGTTGCCAGGGTTCGTTTGACCAATGGTATTGAAGTGACTGCTTATATTCCTGGTATTGGTCACAATCTCCAGGAACACTCTGTGGTTGTTCTACGTGGTGGAAAGGTGAAAGACCTTCCCGGTGTACGGTATAGAATTATTCGTGGTACTAAAGATACTCTTGGTGTGGATGGTAGAAGAAAGTCCAGATCTAAGTATGGTACCAAGCGACCAAAGGCGTGA
- the rpsG gene encoding 30S ribosomal protein S7 yields MARRREAPVRPVMPDSKYNNTTLEKFIKRMMVDGKKSTSAACIYGALGIVKEKGSEDELQAFLKALENIRPAVEVKSRRVGGSTYQVPVEIRDSRRDALAMRWLIAAARKRSGRSMSEKLSAEIMDASNSTGTAFKKKEDTHRMAEANKAFSHYKW; encoded by the coding sequence ATGGCAAGAAGACGTGAGGCGCCGGTTAGACCGGTAATGCCCGATTCAAAATATAACAATACAACCTTAGAAAAATTTATCAAGAGAATGATGGTTGATGGTAAAAAATCTACCAGTGCTGCCTGTATTTATGGAGCTTTGGGTATTGTTAAAGAAAAGGGTAGTGAAGATGAGCTGCAGGCATTTTTGAAAGCGCTCGAAAATATTAGACCTGCTGTCGAAGTAAAATCAAGACGTGTTGGTGGATCTACTTATCAGGTTCCTGTTGAAATCAGGGACTCCAGAAGAGATGCACTTGCTATGAGATGGTTGATCGCTGCAGCAAGAAAAAGAAGTGGTAGAAGCATGAGTGAAAAACTCAGTGCTGAAATCATGGATGCATCTAATTCTACCGGTACTGCCTTTAAGAAGAAGGAAGATACTCATAGAATGGCTGAGGCAAATAAGGCATTCTCCCACTATAAGTGGTGA
- the tuf gene encoding elongation factor Tu, translated as MAKEKFKRTKPHINVGTIGHVDHGKTTLTAAISNYCASKSGSKVMSYDDIDNAPEEKERGITINTRHVEYETDARHYAHVDCPGHADYIKNMITGAAQMDGAVLLVAADSGPEPQTREHILLAKQVGVPKLIVFMNKLDLADPELVDLVEMEIRELLDEYGFPGDDTPIIKGSAFDAMSNIEDGEKTACVQELLDAMDSYFPLPERAIDQPFLMPIEDVFSISGRGTVVTGRIEKGVLKIGDQIEIVGIRDNQTTTCTGVEMFNKLLEEGQAGDNIGTLLRGIDKNNVQRGQVLCKPGSIKPHTKFKATLYCLTKEEGGRHNPFFSGYRPQFYFRTTDITGTVTLPEEKQMVMPGDNTEINAELIHPIAMDSGLRFSIREGGRTVASGQIIEILT; from the coding sequence ATGGCTAAAGAAAAATTTAAACGAACCAAACCGCATATCAATGTTGGTACTATTGGTCATGTTGACCACGGTAAAACCACTCTTACAGCAGCAATTTCAAATTATTGTGCTTCTAAAAGTGGAAGTAAGGTCATGAGCTATGATGATATTGACAACGCGCCCGAAGAAAAAGAGCGTGGTATCACTATCAATACAAGGCACGTAGAGTACGAAACAGATGCACGACATTATGCTCACGTTGACTGTCCAGGCCATGCTGACTACATCAAAAACATGATTACCGGTGCTGCTCAGATGGACGGTGCTGTTCTTCTTGTAGCTGCTGACTCTGGGCCTGAGCCCCAGACCAGAGAGCATATCCTTTTGGCAAAGCAGGTTGGAGTTCCAAAACTTATTGTTTTTATGAACAAATTAGACCTTGCTGATCCCGAATTGGTCGATCTGGTAGAAATGGAAATCCGCGAACTTCTTGATGAGTATGGTTTTCCCGGAGATGATACTCCCATCATTAAGGGATCTGCTTTTGATGCCATGTCAAACATCGAAGACGGTGAGAAGACTGCCTGTGTTCAGGAACTCCTGGATGCTATGGACTCTTATTTTCCTCTTCCTGAGCGAGCTATTGATCAGCCCTTCCTGATGCCCATTGAAGACGTTTTTTCAATTTCAGGCCGTGGTACTGTTGTAACTGGCCGTATTGAAAAGGGTGTTCTGAAGATTGGTGATCAAATTGAGATCGTTGGAATTAGAGATAATCAGACAACAACTTGTACAGGCGTTGAAATGTTCAATAAACTTCTTGAAGAAGGTCAGGCTGGTGATAACATCGGTACTCTTCTTCGTGGTATTGATAAAAACAATGTTCAGAGAGGACAGGTTCTTTGTAAACCCGGTTCAATTAAACCTCATACAAAGTTCAAAGCTACTCTGTACTGTCTGACAAAAGAAGAAGGTGGCCGTCATAATCCATTCTTCTCCGGTTACAGGCCACAGTTCTATTTCAGAACTACCGACATTACAGGAACAGTAACTCTTCCCGAAGAGAAACAGATGGTAATGCCTGGTGACAATACAGAAATCAATGCTGAATTGATCCACCCCATCGCAATGGATAGTGGACTGAGATTTTCTATCCGTGAGGGTGGAAGAACCGTGGCTTCAGGTCAGATTATTGAGATCTTAACATAA
- the rpsJ gene encoding 30S ribosomal protein S10, with product MGKERIRVRLRGFDVELIDQSAKAIVQAVQKQGSKVSGPIPLPTRINKFTVLKSTFVNKKSREQFEMRTHKRLIDILEPTSAVMDALMKLELPAGVDVEIKQ from the coding sequence ATGGGTAAGGAACGAATACGCGTTAGATTAAGAGGATTTGACGTTGAGTTGATTGACCAGAGTGCAAAGGCCATAGTGCAGGCCGTTCAGAAACAGGGAAGCAAAGTTTCTGGGCCGATCCCTCTGCCTACACGAATTAATAAATTTACTGTATTGAAGTCAACTTTTGTAAATAAGAAGTCTAGAGAGCAGTTTGAAATGAGAACGCATAAAAGACTTATAGATATTTTAGAGCCAACCTCTGCTGTTATGGACGCTCTCATGAAGCTCGAGCTACCTGCTGGAGTGGATGTAGAGATCAAGCAGTAA
- the rplC gene encoding 50S ribosomal protein L3 — MIGLIGKKAGMTQVFDSEGKLTPVTVIKVEPNVVVANRTVESDGYSAVVLGAVEMKSSHVSKPYAGQFKDDTTPKKHVMELRDFERECNVGDSFGVELLEEFSFVDVIGTSKGKGFQGVMKRHNFSGGRATHGSKFHRVGGSTGMAAYPSKVIKGTKMAGRMGGERKTIQNLEVVKVDAEKKVVLVKGAVPGTKDSVVLVRKAKKK, encoded by the coding sequence ATGATTGGTTTAATTGGCAAGAAAGCTGGAATGACACAGGTGTTTGATTCCGAAGGGAAGCTCACTCCTGTTACCGTTATTAAAGTAGAGCCTAATGTTGTCGTAGCCAATAGAACTGTTGAAAGTGACGGCTATAGCGCGGTAGTTCTTGGGGCGGTAGAGATGAAATCCAGCCATGTTAGCAAACCTTATGCGGGACAGTTTAAAGACGATACTACCCCTAAGAAACATGTAATGGAACTACGGGACTTTGAGAGAGAATGTAATGTTGGCGATTCTTTCGGTGTTGAACTGTTAGAAGAGTTTTCCTTCGTTGACGTTATCGGAACATCTAAGGGGAAAGGTTTCCAGGGTGTAATGAAACGGCATAATTTTAGTGGAGGACGTGCAACGCACGGTTCAAAATTCCACAGAGTCGGTGGTTCTACTGGTATGGCAGCATACCCTTCGAAAGTAATTAAGGGTACGAAAATGGCCGGACGAATGGGTGGTGAACGTAAAACTATTCAGAATCTGGAAGTAGTAAAAGTAGATGCTGAAAAGAAAGTAGTATTGGTCAAGGGTGCTGTGCCCGGTACGAAAGATAGTGTTGTCTTAGTACGTAAAGCCAAGAAGAAATAG